A portion of the Paucilactobacillus hokkaidonensis JCM 18461 genome contains these proteins:
- a CDS encoding DNA-directed RNA polymerase subunit alpha yields MIEFEKPNIHKVDESNNYGKFVVEPLERGYGTTLGNSLRRILLASLPGAAITSIQIDGVLHEFSTVEGVTEDVTQIILNMKKVSLKIDTEEDKTLEIDVKGPADVTAGDIQTDGDVTVLNPDLHIATVADGAELHIQMTADKGRGYVSADDNKARMDDLPIGVLPIDSIYTPIERVNYTVESARVGQRNDYDKLTLDVWSDGSITPSESVSLAAKILTEHLTMFVDLTDTAKNAEIMVEKEETHKEKMLEMTIEELDLSVRSYNCLKRAGINSVQELTDRSEADMMKVRNLGRKSLEEVKAKLIDLGLSLRQED; encoded by the coding sequence ATGATCGAATTTGAGAAACCTAACATTCATAAAGTTGATGAAAGTAATAACTATGGCAAGTTTGTCGTAGAACCACTCGAACGCGGTTATGGAACAACTCTTGGAAATTCACTCCGTCGAATTTTACTTGCGTCACTTCCTGGTGCGGCTATTACTAGCATTCAAATTGATGGTGTGTTACATGAGTTTTCGACCGTTGAGGGCGTTACTGAAGATGTTACACAGATTATTTTGAACATGAAAAAGGTATCTTTGAAAATTGATACTGAAGAAGACAAAACATTAGAAATTGATGTTAAAGGCCCAGCCGATGTTACTGCCGGTGATATTCAAACTGACGGTGATGTAACTGTGCTTAATCCTGATCTTCATATTGCTACAGTTGCTGATGGGGCTGAACTTCATATTCAAATGACGGCCGATAAGGGTCGTGGGTATGTTTCAGCTGATGATAATAAAGCTCGCATGGATGATCTTCCAATCGGTGTTTTGCCAATTGATTCCATCTATACCCCAATCGAACGCGTAAACTATACAGTTGAAAGTGCTCGTGTTGGTCAACGTAACGATTATGATAAGTTAACGCTTGATGTTTGGTCAGATGGTTCTATTACACCGAGTGAATCAGTTAGTTTGGCTGCTAAAATTTTAACAGAGCATTTAACAATGTTTGTTGATCTAACAGATACTGCTAAAAATGCTGAAATTATGGTCGAAAAAGAAGAGACCCATAAAGAAAAAATGTTAGAAATGACAATTGAGGAATTGGACTTGTCTGTTCGTTCGTACAACTGTTTGAAGCGTGCCGGTATTAATTCCGTACAAGAATTAACTGATCGTTCAGAGGCTGATATGATGAAGGTTCGTAATTTAGGACGTAAGTCACTGGAAGAAGTAAAGGCTAAGTTAATTGATTTAGGCTTATCACTTCGCCAAGAAGATTAA
- the rplQ gene encoding 50S ribosomal protein L17, with protein MSYRKLGRTSSQRKALLRDLTTNLIVNGRIETTEARAKEVRRSADKMITLGKRGDLHARRQAAAFVRNVVADVKEDGDDVRVQSALQNLFEELAPKYADRNGGYTRTYKTMPRRGDAAQMVILEFVD; from the coding sequence ATGAGTTATCGTAAATTGGGTCGTACAAGTTCACAACGTAAAGCTTTATTACGTGATTTAACTACCAATCTAATTGTCAATGGTCGCATCGAAACTACCGAAGCACGTGCTAAGGAAGTTCGTCGTTCTGCCGATAAAATGATTACACTCGGTAAGCGTGGAGATTTGCATGCTCGTCGTCAAGCTGCTGCTTTTGTTCGTAACGTTGTTGCGGATGTTAAAGAAGACGGTGATGATGTTCGTGTACAGTCTGCTCTTCAAAACTTATTTGAAGAATTAGCACCTAAGTATGCTGATCGTAATGGTGGATATACACGAACTTACAAGACCATGCCTCGTCGAGGAGACGCAGCACAAATGGTTATCTTGGAATTTGTAGATTAA
- a CDS encoding energy-coupling factor ABC transporter ATP-binding protein has product MTAMITAKNISYHYPDEKTDALHQLSFEINTGEWVAIVGHNGSGKSTLARAIDGLIVLDEGQILINGELVEEKNVWEIRKKIGLVFQNPDNQFVGATVEDDVAFGLENRHMPREEMVTKVAEALRLVGMSEFAKREPAALSGGQKQRVALAGVVAMRPDILLLDEATSMLDPEGRADILALLQQLRQQYHLTLVSITHDIDEAALADKVMLINDGQLVTNGSPEEILNQGDRLIKLGLDVPYGEKLKRALKSRKINVPEEYMDSSRMVDWLWQKLN; this is encoded by the coding sequence ATGACAGCAATGATTACCGCCAAAAATATTTCGTACCATTATCCGGATGAAAAGACAGATGCACTTCATCAGTTATCTTTTGAGATTAACACTGGTGAATGGGTCGCCATCGTCGGTCACAATGGGAGTGGTAAAAGTACCCTTGCTAGAGCAATCGATGGGCTTATAGTATTAGATGAGGGTCAAATTTTAATCAATGGTGAATTGGTTGAAGAGAAAAATGTTTGGGAAATTAGGAAAAAAATCGGACTTGTGTTTCAAAATCCTGATAATCAGTTCGTTGGTGCAACGGTTGAAGATGATGTAGCGTTTGGCTTGGAAAATCGGCACATGCCACGTGAAGAGATGGTTACCAAGGTAGCTGAAGCACTTAGATTAGTTGGCATGAGTGAATTTGCAAAACGTGAGCCAGCAGCATTATCCGGTGGTCAAAAGCAACGAGTTGCATTGGCGGGGGTGGTAGCGATGCGACCAGATATTTTATTGCTTGATGAGGCAACTAGTATGCTGGATCCAGAAGGACGTGCCGATATTTTAGCGTTATTGCAACAATTACGGCAACAGTATCATCTAACGCTTGTGTCAATTACTCATGATATTGATGAAGCTGCGCTTGCAGATAAAGTGATGTTAATTAATGATGGTCAATTGGTTACAAATGGATCTCCAGAAGAAATTTTGAATCAGGGCGATCGGCTGATTAAGCTCGGATTGGATGTGCCATATGGTGAAAAACTTAAGCGAGCTTTGAAAAGTAGAAAGATAAATGTCCCTGAAGAATATATGGATAGTAGCAGGATGGTGGATTGGCTGTGGCAGAAATTGAATTAA
- a CDS encoding energy-coupling factor ABC transporter ATP-binding protein has product MAEIELNQVDFVYQPGTPFEVAALHNINLTIESNSYMAIVGHTGSGKSTLIQLLDGLLQPTAGRLTVAGKTIDVNSSNRELAQLRQHVGIVFQFPENQLFEETVIKDIAFGPQNFGKSEPEAIELAMQAMHQVGLADDLATRSPFELSGGQMRRVAIAGVLAMQPQILILDEPTAGLDPRGQHEIMDLFARLQQEQQLTVVLVTHQMEDAAKYADMVAVMNHGRIVKVSSPREIFIDPDWLKANHLMVPKTTEFAQKLQQHGFHFDPFPMTVAELAQQVSQQLESGAQ; this is encoded by the coding sequence GTGGCAGAAATTGAATTAAACCAAGTAGACTTTGTTTATCAACCGGGGACCCCATTTGAGGTTGCCGCGCTTCATAATATTAATTTGACGATTGAATCAAACTCATATATGGCAATTGTGGGTCATACCGGCAGTGGTAAGTCCACGTTAATCCAGCTTTTGGATGGATTATTGCAGCCCACTGCGGGTCGCCTCACCGTTGCCGGGAAAACGATTGATGTCAACAGTTCCAATCGGGAACTGGCGCAATTGCGACAACACGTTGGCATTGTGTTTCAATTTCCTGAAAATCAGTTGTTTGAAGAAACGGTAATTAAAGATATCGCTTTTGGTCCACAAAATTTTGGAAAAAGTGAACCAGAGGCAATTGAGTTAGCCATGCAAGCAATGCACCAAGTTGGTTTGGCTGATGATTTAGCCACTAGATCTCCGTTTGAGCTGTCTGGCGGACAAATGCGGCGGGTAGCGATTGCGGGTGTGCTGGCAATGCAACCGCAAATTCTAATTTTAGATGAACCCACGGCTGGACTAGATCCACGGGGACAACATGAAATTATGGATTTATTTGCACGCTTGCAACAAGAACAGCAACTGACAGTCGTTTTAGTAACGCACCAGATGGAAGATGCAGCTAAATATGCTGATATGGTTGCAGTGATGAACCATGGTCGGATAGTTAAAGTTAGTTCACCAAGGGAGATCTTCATTGATCCAGATTGGTTAAAGGCCAATCATCTGATGGTGCCTAAAACAACTGAATTTGCACAAAAGTTACAACAGCATGGTTTCCACTTTGATCCGTTCCCAATGACTGTCGCTGAGCTCGCCCAACAAGTTAGTCAGCAACTAGAAAGCGGGGCGCAATAA
- a CDS encoding energy-coupling factor transporter transmembrane component T family protein, with the protein MFSKILFGRFVPTNSIIHRLDPRAKLMLSFYFIIIIFFANNWLSYTFLALFTLAIILCTRVKLSFFWDGIKPLIWIILFTVILQMLFSTGGHVYWHWGIFTITQFGLVNGGYIFCRFLLIICMSTVLTLTTPPLLIADAVESLMKPLVKIKVPVYEIALMLSIALRFIPTLLDETQKIMNAQRARGVDFGTGSIWKRIKSIVPILIPLFISAFNRADELATAMEARGYRGGEGRSKFRILQWHGKDTIACLVMVAVTIILVGARHY; encoded by the coding sequence ATGTTTTCTAAAATATTATTTGGTCGTTTTGTCCCGACAAACTCGATTATTCATCGGCTAGATCCGCGAGCCAAATTAATGCTCAGCTTTTATTTTATTATTATTATATTTTTTGCCAATAACTGGCTATCGTATACATTTTTGGCACTATTTACTTTAGCAATTATTTTGTGCACGCGGGTTAAGCTAAGTTTCTTTTGGGATGGCATTAAGCCATTGATTTGGATCATTTTATTTACGGTTATTTTACAGATGTTATTTAGCACTGGTGGCCACGTTTATTGGCATTGGGGAATTTTTACGATTACGCAGTTCGGGCTGGTCAATGGTGGCTATATTTTTTGTCGGTTTTTACTGATTATCTGTATGTCGACTGTTTTAACGCTCACTACGCCACCACTGTTAATTGCTGATGCCGTGGAGTCATTAATGAAGCCATTAGTTAAGATTAAGGTGCCGGTATATGAAATTGCACTAATGCTGTCAATCGCGTTACGCTTTATTCCAACGTTGCTTGATGAAACACAGAAAATAATGAATGCGCAACGGGCGCGGGGAGTTGATTTTGGGACGGGCAGCATTTGGAAACGAATCAAATCAATTGTACCGATTTTGATTCCACTATTTATTAGCGCATTTAATCGCGCAGATGAACTGGCAACTGCGATGGAGGCACGAGGCTACCGCGGTGGTGAGGGACGGAGTAAGTTTAGAATTTTGCAGTGGCATGGTAAAGATACAATTGCGTGTCTAGTTATGGTCGCAGTCACAATTATTTTGGTAGGAGCAAGGCACTATTAA
- the truA gene encoding tRNA pseudouridine(38-40) synthase TruA, with product MNKEKSRYKITFEYDGSNFAGMQVQPHQRTVELVLTNAINKIAKKPQPPIALIASGRTDAKVHALGQVAHFDLPFSIKPEALLKALNSSLPLDVLIKSVELVSPDFHARYNAHHKRYRYRVSQGEFVDPFKRNYTGHFKYPLDVARMQQAGRDLVGEHDFTSFVASGSHVKSNVRTIYEVSVNRDEQRDEIVMEFSGSGFLYNQVRIMVAVLLEIGTGQRAVDDIPRILAGKDRQLARWTAPANGLYLVSVDYDDD from the coding sequence ATGAATAAAGAGAAATCACGTTATAAAATTACGTTCGAGTATGACGGGTCCAATTTTGCGGGGATGCAGGTACAGCCACATCAGCGCACGGTGGAATTAGTATTGACGAATGCAATCAATAAAATCGCAAAAAAACCACAACCGCCAATTGCACTGATTGCCTCTGGTAGAACAGATGCAAAGGTACATGCTTTGGGACAAGTGGCGCATTTTGATCTTCCGTTCTCAATTAAACCAGAAGCATTATTGAAAGCACTCAATAGTAGTTTGCCATTGGATGTGTTAATCAAATCAGTAGAATTGGTTAGTCCTGATTTTCATGCTAGGTATAACGCCCATCATAAGCGTTATCGGTATCGTGTGTCCCAAGGTGAGTTTGTGGATCCATTTAAGCGTAATTATACTGGTCACTTTAAATATCCGTTAGACGTTGCGAGAATGCAGCAGGCTGGGCGGGACTTAGTTGGGGAACATGACTTCACTAGTTTTGTGGCTTCGGGTAGCCATGTTAAAAGTAACGTTCGCACAATTTATGAAGTATCCGTTAATCGTGATGAACAGCGAGATGAAATTGTAATGGAATTTTCAGGCAGTGGATTTTTGTATAATCAGGTAAGAATTATGGTAGCTGTGTTACTAGAGATTGGTACCGGGCAACGGGCAGTCGATGACATTCCTCGGATCTTGGCAGGAAAAGATCGACAGTTGGCTCGCTGGACAGCCCCGGCAAATGGTCTGTATTTAGTCAGCGTTGATTATGATGACGACTAA
- the rplM gene encoding 50S ribosomal protein L13 — MRTTYLANPNEIDRKWYIVDATDIPMGRLSTVVASILRGKNKPTFTPNVDTGDNVIVINASQIKLTGHKATGKIYYRHSDYPGGLKERTAGDLRAKNPEKLIEMSVKGMLPHNTLGRKMGMKLHVYADANHKHEAQKPEVLDITNLI, encoded by the coding sequence TTGAGAACTACTTACTTAGCAAATCCAAATGAAATTGACCGTAAATGGTATATTGTTGACGCTACAGACATTCCAATGGGACGTTTATCAACAGTAGTTGCATCAATTTTACGCGGAAAAAACAAGCCAACTTTTACCCCTAACGTGGATACGGGTGATAATGTGATTGTTATTAACGCATCTCAAATTAAATTAACTGGACATAAAGCTACTGGCAAGATTTATTATCGCCATTCAGATTACCCTGGTGGTTTGAAAGAACGTACAGCTGGTGATTTGAGAGCGAAGAACCCAGAAAAATTGATTGAAATGTCTGTTAAGGGAATGTTACCTCACAATACGCTTGGGCGTAAAATGGGGATGAAACTTCATGTATATGCTGATGCAAATCACAAGCATGAAGCCCAAAAACCCGAAGTATTAGACATTACAAATTTAATCTAA
- the rpsI gene encoding 30S ribosomal protein S9 produces MAQVQYSGTGRRKNSTARVRLVPGSGKITMNGKDIADYIPFANLREVVLQPFTATETTGNYDVLVNVNGGGFSGQAGATRHGIARALLGVDPDFRGPLKRAGLLTRDARMKERKKPGLKKARKASQFSKR; encoded by the coding sequence TTGGCTCAAGTACAATATAGCGGCACAGGTCGTCGTAAAAATTCAACTGCACGTGTTCGATTAGTACCCGGTTCAGGTAAGATTACAATGAACGGGAAAGATATCGCAGATTACATTCCATTTGCTAACTTACGAGAAGTGGTTCTGCAACCATTCACAGCAACAGAAACAACTGGTAACTATGATGTTTTAGTTAACGTCAATGGTGGTGGTTTTTCTGGTCAAGCTGGAGCAACTCGTCACGGTATTGCCCGTGCGTTGCTAGGTGTTGACCCAGACTTCCGTGGACCTTTGAAGCGCGCAGGTTTATTAACCCGTGATGCTCGTATGAAGGAACGTAAGAAGCCAGGTCTTAAGAAGGCTCGTAAAGCTAGTCAATTTTCAAAGCGTTAA
- a CDS encoding BglG family transcription antiterminator: protein MQLSNREIKITLLLLENDKAITAKDLSEHFNISVKMIKYDLDNVRDWLNYDKKFFYSKRNRGFWIEADHKQREKLKVQLLSRNEFEYYPAPEQRANQLITIMCLTDGYITGQQFENKMNVSKTTILSDLNRVEKIANQYSVRLERKNYYGYSLVGGEKNIRGLFESVLQHSFSNYDIYTIMNLLASESTEKKHAITFGMNAEIENVLKIVLETAAKSQKSLAQTKFDDDDLLTIMIRITISVARLSINHPMNSYHVLKLPNDEQDVIYHMAKQVNERYGYSLLEDEYSFIIGGTQSLGIDEKNIAKMTDHIIHYVSEKTGHSYGRDQQLQNNLFYHMMKLTSKYQFTSEYNPFVDDIKKNHLTLFNAIYDVSRLEISDNPSIVNDSFVAYIALHFLVSLETKNITPRNIRIVYVCSTGLGVTNLVQKKIQEEIDNVEIAGFTSYLNAKVAINSLKPDLVVSIFPLDISNIPVIRVSPLPSGQDIEKIKGEVVKLGGKNQKYEVSQRKATHSDFNLKDESRDIILKGFSVFEAVKLILPGNFDSEYSDALLLHVFMAVHRIYFSEQYEEISSRRFSEKEVKLLNKVKDIFNDNELSINNSELQAFGEYLTLVAN, encoded by the coding sequence GTGCAACTTTCAAATAGAGAAATTAAAATTACCTTACTACTACTTGAAAATGACAAGGCGATAACTGCTAAAGACTTATCTGAGCATTTTAATATTAGTGTAAAAATGATCAAGTACGATCTTGATAATGTTCGAGATTGGCTTAACTATGATAAAAAATTTTTTTATTCGAAACGAAATCGTGGATTTTGGATCGAGGCGGATCATAAGCAACGTGAAAAATTAAAAGTGCAGCTTTTAAGTCGTAACGAATTTGAATATTATCCAGCACCAGAACAACGAGCCAATCAATTAATTACGATCATGTGTTTAACTGATGGATATATTACTGGTCAGCAATTTGAAAATAAAATGAATGTTAGTAAAACAACAATTCTAAGCGATTTAAATCGGGTAGAAAAAATTGCAAATCAGTATTCTGTTCGATTAGAAAGAAAGAATTACTATGGGTATTCTTTGGTGGGTGGTGAAAAGAATATTCGTGGATTATTTGAATCAGTTTTACAGCACAGCTTTAGTAATTATGATATATATACAATTATGAATTTATTAGCAAGTGAAAGTACTGAAAAAAAGCATGCTATTACATTTGGAATGAATGCCGAAATTGAAAATGTACTTAAAATTGTTTTGGAAACAGCAGCTAAGAGTCAGAAATCATTGGCGCAAACCAAATTTGATGATGATGATTTACTAACGATTATGATTAGGATAACAATTTCAGTTGCACGTTTAAGTATTAATCATCCGATGAATAGCTATCATGTTTTAAAACTTCCAAATGATGAACAAGATGTAATTTACCATATGGCCAAGCAAGTTAATGAAAGGTATGGTTACTCATTACTAGAAGATGAATATTCTTTCATTATAGGAGGTACACAAAGCTTAGGCATAGACGAAAAAAACATTGCTAAAATGACAGACCATATCATTCATTATGTCAGTGAGAAAACTGGTCATTCATATGGAAGAGACCAGCAACTACAAAATAATTTATTTTATCACATGATGAAATTAACTAGTAAATATCAGTTTACTAGTGAGTATAATCCGTTTGTAGACGATATTAAAAAAAATCATTTAACATTATTTAATGCGATATATGATGTTAGCAGACTCGAAATATCCGATAATCCATCTATAGTTAATGATTCTTTTGTTGCGTACATTGCACTACATTTTCTAGTCTCTCTAGAGACAAAAAATATTACGCCTCGTAATATAAGAATTGTATACGTATGTTCAACAGGTCTTGGTGTAACTAATTTAGTTCAGAAAAAAATTCAGGAAGAAATTGATAATGTTGAAATAGCAGGATTTACTTCATACTTGAATGCTAAAGTAGCGATTAATTCATTAAAACCGGATTTAGTTGTTAGTATATTTCCTTTAGATATTTCGAATATTCCAGTGATTCGTGTCAGCCCATTGCCATCCGGACAGGACATTGAAAAAATAAAAGGTGAAGTTGTAAAATTAGGCGGTAAAAATCAGAAGTACGAAGTGTCTCAGAGAAAAGCAACGCATAGTGATTTTAATTTAAAAGATGAAAGTCGAGATATTATTTTAAAAGGATTTTCAGTTTTTGAAGCGGTAAAACTAATTTTACCTGGTAATTTTGATTCAGAGTACTCTGATGCATTGCTATTGCATGTTTTTATGGCTGTCCATCGAATTTATTTTTCAGAACAGTATGAGGAAATCAGCAGTCGACGATTTAGTGAAAAAGAAGTTAAATTACTTAATAAAGTTAAAGATATCTTTAACGATAATGAATTATCTATAAATAACTCAGAGCTTCAGGCCTTTGGTGAATATCTAACTTTAGTAGCAAACTAA
- a CDS encoding SFCGS family glycine-rich protein, protein MIKVVIADRMGKGQEVAKGAEKAGAKAVVVPGMGADMRLGDVMQKENADIGFSFCGSGGAGAITAHTKYGYPERHGMRSVQEGITAIEEGDTVLGFGFMDKQELGEQIVKAFQKKYPEKE, encoded by the coding sequence ATGATTAAAGTAGTTATTGCAGATCGTATGGGTAAAGGACAAGAAGTTGCTAAAGGCGCGGAAAAAGCAGGTGCGAAAGCGGTTGTTGTTCCGGGTATGGGAGCAGACATGAGGCTTGGTGACGTCATGCAAAAAGAAAATGCTGATATTGGTTTTTCATTTTGTGGTAGCGGTGGAGCAGGAGCAATTACAGCTCATACTAAGTATGGTTATCCAGAGCGTCATGGAATGCGTTCAGTCCAAGAAGGCATTACTGCAATCGAAGAAGGAGATACTGTCCTCGGTTTTGGTTTCATGGATAAGCAGGAATTAGGTGAACAGATTGTTAAAGCATTTCAGAAAAAATACCCAGAAAAAGAATAG
- a CDS encoding DUF4312 family protein, with translation MINDSVAKQKFETLRLVGQGTKKQQAFANAFAKIQKDLVKDESKVTVRIEPIEVNLVSAVKESYKEKFLFFFFPRTRVNYSVTLDVKVKITDIDINSLNFVSQQLPSPDKINIPHFGIFAKEEK, from the coding sequence ATGATTAATGACAGTGTTGCTAAACAAAAGTTTGAGACTTTAAGGCTAGTTGGGCAAGGAACAAAGAAGCAGCAAGCTTTTGCAAATGCGTTTGCTAAAATTCAAAAAGATTTAGTTAAAGATGAATCAAAGGTTACGGTACGAATAGAACCTATAGAAGTTAATTTAGTTAGTGCGGTGAAGGAAAGTTATAAAGAAAAATTTCTATTTTTCTTTTTTCCACGTACACGCGTTAACTATTCGGTTACATTGGATGTCAAAGTGAAGATAACTGATATTGATATAAATTCTTTAAATTTTGTATCACAACAATTACCTTCTCCAGATAAAATCAATATTCCACATTTTGGCATATTTGCTAAGGAGGAAAAGTAA
- a CDS encoding DUF4311 domain-containing protein yields the protein MHIVIVLIQSIIIGGLVGFATGVGAARMWNAPTVQALGAWRTLGEMNACEGDAASHFAFGLGFFFNAWASTVGAGAFTQDVTHRVIPNWAAASLLIRNKDIKKTVQNPKAMGIAGGLIGMVIVALLNTTASAIPESLQVTAIHVLVPAATILINTVMPVLFWLAAIDAGRRSGLMGTIFAGLAQLIMGNAVPGAVLGILVGKGVDELGWTKTTKIMLTAVILLFVLSGFFRGFDMLLLKSFNLGVPGWLNSLHNAIGG from the coding sequence ATGCACATCGTAATAGTTTTAATTCAATCAATTATTATTGGTGGCCTTGTTGGTTTTGCAACAGGAGTTGGTGCTGCCAGAATGTGGAATGCACCAACAGTTCAAGCTTTGGGAGCATGGCGAACACTTGGAGAAATGAACGCGTGCGAAGGGGATGCTGCATCTCATTTTGCCTTCGGACTTGGTTTCTTCTTTAATGCATGGGCCTCAACAGTTGGAGCAGGTGCCTTTACACAAGATGTTACCCATCGTGTTATTCCAAACTGGGCAGCCGCTAGTTTATTAATTCGTAATAAGGATATTAAAAAGACTGTACAGAATCCTAAGGCAATGGGAATTGCCGGTGGATTAATTGGAATGGTTATTGTGGCCTTGTTAAACACGACCGCCTCGGCTATTCCAGAGTCATTGCAAGTTACAGCTATTCACGTCCTAGTTCCTGCAGCTACTATTTTAATTAACACAGTTATGCCTGTACTTTTTTGGTTAGCCGCAATAGATGCAGGTCGTCGATCGGGGCTTATGGGGACTATTTTTGCCGGATTAGCTCAATTGATTATGGGAAATGCTGTACCCGGAGCCGTACTTGGTATTTTAGTGGGTAAAGGTGTTGATGAACTTGGCTGGACCAAAACAACTAAAATTATGTTAACAGCTGTAATCTTGCTATTTGTCTTGAGTGGGTTCTTCCGCGGGTTTGATATGTTGCTGTTAAAGTCGTTCAATCTTGGCGTACCTGGCTGGTTAAATAGCTTGCATAACGCAATTGGTGGCTAA
- a CDS encoding DUF4310 family protein: MENDLKDLEHAKSFWFADWSFPIIVAIMSAGVFAGTSVYYNYGVGAFNEVAIVAMLKAGISGGSYGAAAAFGASFLFARVLEGSLVGILDLGGSILTGVGIGIPALLLSMGMKTLVSNFPLALLTGLIIGLVIGYVIILVRKYTINQSDATFGANIMMGAGNETGRFLEPLIILSACLASIPIGIGSVLGAAGFYAWKKPIAGGAILGAMILGAFFPIK; the protein is encoded by the coding sequence ATGGAAAATGATTTGAAAGACTTAGAACATGCTAAAAGTTTTTGGTTTGCTGATTGGTCGTTTCCAATTATTGTAGCGATAATGTCAGCTGGAGTATTTGCTGGGACATCAGTTTATTATAATTATGGTGTTGGTGCTTTTAATGAAGTTGCGATTGTTGCAATGCTCAAAGCAGGAATTAGCGGTGGTTCATATGGGGCCGCTGCAGCATTTGGCGCTAGCTTTCTATTTGCCAGAGTTTTGGAAGGGTCCCTTGTTGGAATCTTGGATTTAGGTGGTTCGATATTAACTGGTGTAGGAATTGGTATTCCGGCTTTACTACTTAGTATGGGGATGAAAACTCTTGTATCTAACTTTCCGTTAGCACTTTTAACTGGTCTAATAATTGGTCTGGTTATTGGTTATGTTATTATTTTGGTTCGTAAATACACGATCAATCAATCGGATGCTACCTTTGGTGCAAACATCATGATGGGAGCCGGAAATGAAACGGGACGATTCTTAGAACCATTGATTATTTTAAGCGCTTGTTTAGCTAGTATTCCAATTGGGATTGGTTCAGTTCTCGGTGCTGCAGGGTTTTATGCCTGGAAAAAACCAATAGCTGGTGGAGCAATTTTAGGTGCAATGATACTAGGGGCGTTTTTCCCAATCAAATAG